GGCCAGGCGGACTCCTTCCGCACCTCCTCGGAGTCCGTCGACGGTCTCACCACCGTCGGTGAGCACTTCCCCGCCGGGGTGGCCGCCCCCTTCGTCGTCATGACGGACAGCCCGAGCACGCTGGCGACCGTCGCCGCGCTCGAGGACGTCGACGGCGTGACCACGGCCGCCCCGGCCGGTGATGACGGGCAGGGACGCACCCGGATCACCGTCACCGGCGAGCCCGCACCCGGTTCCCCCGCCGGCCTCGACCTCGCAGCGGACCTGCGTGGGGTCGCCCACGACGTCCCGGGCGCCGACGCCCGGGTCGGTGGCGGGTCCGCGGAGCTGCTCGACGCCCGCTCCGCGGCGGAGAGCGACCTGAGGACGGTCGTCTCGCTCGTGCTGGTCGTCAGCCTCGTCGTGCTCGTGGTCCTGCTGCGCGCCGTCATCGGCCCGCTGGTGCTGCTCGCGCTCAACGCCCTCAGCGCACTGGCAGCGCTCGGCATGGGCGCGTGGCTCGACGAGCACCTCCTGGGCCACCCGGCCCTGGACGTGCAGGTCCCGCTGATCGCCTTCCTCTTCCTCGTGGCCCTGGGGATCGACTACACGATCTTCCTCATGCACCGGGCCCGGTCGGAGGCAGCCGAGCACGGCACCCGCGAGGGCGTCTCCCGGGCGGTGGCCCGCACGGGCGCGGTGATCACGAGTGCGGGTGTCGTCCTCGCCGCGGTCTTCGCCGCCCTCGGGGTGCTGCCCCTGGTCGTCCTGGGGCAGCTCGGCCTCATCGTCGGGCTCGGGGTCCTGCTCGACACCCTCCTCGTGCGCACGGTCGTCGTTCCTGCGGCCACGGCCCTCCTCGGGGACCGCTTCTGGTGGCCGTCGCACGCCGGCCGGGTAGCGTCCCGTCCGTGAGCACTCCCGCCGTCCCGGGACCGGCCGCCCGCCAGACCCAGCACACCCGGCCGGCCGGTCCCGTCGGTGTCCCCGGCGAGGAGACCGTGGCCGGCGGCACGGCCCGGTGGCTGCGGTGGGGCCAGCACGCCCTGCTCGCCGCCCTCGCGGTGGTCTGCCTGACCCGGGCGGTGGCCGCCGGGGTCCACCCGGCCGCGGAGGTCGGGGCCCTGCTCGCCTTCGTGGCCTGGTACCTCGCCGGCATCCCGGTGGCCCGGCGCGGGGTGAGCGGTCCGGTGTGGTTCGTCGTCCTCACGCTCCTGTGGGGCGTCCTCGTCCTCGTCTCCCCGGAGAACGTCTGGCTCGCCTTCCCCCTCTGGCTGCTGGCCGGCCACCTGCTGCCCTTGGCCCACGGCGTGCTCATCTCGACGGCCGTCCTCGTGGTCGTCGTCGCCGAGCCGGTCCGGCAGGCCGGGAGCACCACCTTCGCCGCGGTCATCGGCCCGTTCATCGGGATGGTGGTCGCGCTCGGCATCTCGCGGGCCCAGATGGCCCTCGTCCGGGACGGCATCGAGCGCCAGCGGCTCATCGCCTCGCTCTACGCCGCCCAGGAGGAGACGGCCGCACTCACCGACGAGCTCGCCCGGGTGCAGCGCGCGGCGGGCGCCACGAGCGAGCGCACCCGCCTCTCCCGGGACATCCACGACGGCATCGCCCAGGGCTTCTCCTCGATCCTGCTGCTCGCCCGCGCGGCGCGCACCGAGCAGGACCCGGCCCGGGTGCGCGAGCTGCTCGCGCACCTCGCGAGCAGCGCTGCCGAGGGCTTGGAGGAGTCCCGCCGCGTCGTGGGCGCGCTCGCCCCCGCCGACCTGGACGAAGGGGGTCTGCTCGCCGCGCTCCACCGCGTCACCGACCGCTTCGCGGCGGAGAGCGGCGTGGCCGCCCGGGTCGTCACCACCGGCGCCGTCCCACCGGTCCCGACCACGACGGAAGTGGCCCTCGTGCGGTGCGTGCAGGGCGCCCTGGCCAATGTCCGGGCGCATGCGCGTGCCGGGTCGGTCGTCGTGAGCCTCGACGGGTCCGCCGAGATGGTCCGCGTGGACGTCGTCGACGACGGGCAGGGCTTCGACGCCACCGACTGGACGACCCGGGCGCCGCGCTCCGCGGGCGACGGCGGCTACGGCCTGCGCGCCACGCGGGCCCGCCTGCGCGAGCTCGGCGGCGGGCTGGCGCTCGAGTCGGCACCCGGGGAGGGGACCGCCCTCTCCGCGTGGCTGCCGGTCCACGACCACGCCACCGACGGGGGTGTCCGGTGAGCGCCCGCGTCGTCGTCGTCGAGGACCACCCGGTCACCCGGATGGGGCTCATCGCCCTGCTCGGTCAGGAGGATCGGATCACCGTCGTCGGCGAGGCCGCGACCGGTGAGGAGGCGATCGCGCTCGTCGAGCGGGAGCGCCCGGACGTCGTCGTCACCGACCTGCGCCTCGGCGAGGGTCCCGACGGGGTCGCGGTGACCGCCTCCCTTCGCTCGCGGGTGGCCGCCCCCGCGGTGCTCGTGCTCACGACCTACGACACCGACCGTGACATCGTCCGCGCGGTGGAGGCCGGGGCCGCCGGCTACCTGCTCAAGGACACCGACCCGGCGGAGATCACCTCCGCCGTCCTGCGCGCCGCTGCCGGCGAGACCGTCCTCTCCGCCGCGCTCGCGCAGCGGGTCGTCGCCCGCATCTCCCGCCCGCAGGCACAGCTGTCCGCGCGGGAGGTCGAGATCCTGGCCGCGGTGGCGCGGGGGTTGTCCAACAAGCAGATCGCCCGCGAGCTGGTCATCTCCGAGGCGACGGTCAAGACGCACCTCGTGCACGTCTTCACCAAGCTCGACGTCGACTCGCGCACCGCCGCGGTCGCCCGCGCCCGCGAGGACGGTCTGCTGCCCTGACACTCCCTCGGCCGCACGCGTGGATCAACCCGCCACCGGTTTGAGCCGGTAACCCACTCCCCGCACCGTGAGGATGCGCTCGGCGCCGATCTTGGAGCGGAGCGAGCGCACGAAGACGTCGACGACGTTGGATCCCGGGTCGAAGTCCATGTCCCAGACCATGCCGAGCAGCTGCTCACGGGAGAGGACCTGGTCGGCGTGCTCGACGAAGGCCTCCAGGAGGGAGAACTCCCGGGCGGTCAGCTCCACCTCACGGTCGGCCGCGCGGGCGGTGCGCCGCCGGATATCGAGGCTGAGGTCACCGGCGGTCAGGGTCGCCTCCTCGGCGGGTGCGGCGCCCCCTTCGCGCAGTCGCAGCCGGACCCGGGCGAGCAGCTCGGCGAACTGGAAGGGCTTGGTCATGTAGTCGTTGGCCCCGCCCTCGAGCCCGGTGACCGTGTCATCGACGCCGTCCCGGGCGGTGAGGATGATGACCGGGATCGCGACGCCGTCCGCGCGCAGGCGACGCAGCACCTCGAACCCGTCGAGCCCCGGCAGTCCCACGTCGAGGACGAGCAGGTCGAAGGCGCCGGTGGAGGCCAGCGCCCATGCCTGGCGACCGTCGGCCGTCAGCGTCGTGACGAACCCGCTCGCCCGCAGCCCCTTGTCGATGAAGCTGGAGATCTCCTCGTGGTCCTCCGCGATGAGGATGGCGCTCATCTAACCCTCCGCTGTGCTCGGCACCAGGCCGTCCTGGCTGCTGTGGTCGTGCTCGACCGGGATGAGGAGGGTGAAGACCGCACCCTGCCCCGGCGCGCCGCCCACCCGGACGCGGCCATCATGCCCCTCCGCGATGGCGCTGACGATGGCGAGGCCGAGCCCGGCACCGCTGTGGCGGCGCCCGTCGGGAGGTTCGCCGTGGGTGAACCGCTGGAAGATGCGCTCCCGGTCGGCGACGGCGACGCCGGGCCCGGTGTCGCCGATGCTGATGGCCAGGGCGTGGCCCAGCTGCGGGTCGTCGATGAACTCCGACGTCAGGGTGATCGCGTCACCCTCGGTGGTGTGCTGGACGGCGTTCTGCGCGAGCTGGAGCACGGCCTGGGTCACCCGCTCGGAGTCCAGCCGGGCCTCGCCCTCGGCGATCTGGTCCACCCGCCAGCGGCGGTCGGCCAGCGCCGAGATCTTGGCCTCGAGGGCGACGGTGAGCATGGAGACGTCGACGCCCGCGACCGGGCGGATGAAGTCGGGACGGTCGGCCTTGGCGAGGGCGAGCAGGTCGGTGACGATCCGGCTCATCCGGTCCAGCTCCTGGGTGACGACGCGCATCGTCCTCTCCCGGGAGACGGGGTCGTCGTCCATGAGCTCGAGGTGACCGCGGATGACCGTGATCGGGGTGCGCAGCTCGTGGCCGGCGTCGTCGACGAAGCGCTGCTCCGCCCGGAAGGCCTCCTCCAGTCGGTCGAGCATCCGGTTGAAGGTCGAGGCCAGTCCCGACACGTCGTCGTCCCCGACGTCGATGCGCCGGGTGAGGTCCTGCTCGGTGATCTCCTCGGCCGCCGCGTGGACGAGCCGCACCGGACGCAGCAGTCGGCCGGCGACGACCCAGGAGACCACGCCCGCGAGGAGGAGGGCGAACACCGAGGCCATCACGAGCATGCGGACGGTCTGGTCCGCCTCGGTCATCGCCGGCTCCGTGAAGAACGTCACCAGGAGCACGGCGTCCTCGCCGTCGGCGACCTCGACGATGGTCCGGGCCCACCGCATCTCACCGGCCGGGGTCTCGTGGGTGCCGGACGCGGAGCGTGTGGTCCGCTCGAGCAGCTCCTGGTCACGGGTGAGGTCGTACGCCTCGGCCGTGGGAGCCCTGGCCCCGCGGGAGATGGTCACGGTGCCCTCGGTGCCCACGTACCCGACGAGCATCTCGTCGGGGCTGGGCTGCTGCCGGGACAGATAGACCTGCAGGAGGCGCTCGGCCGAGGTGAAGGGACGCGAGGTCTCGGGGTCCACCCCCTCCTGGGTGAACGTGCGGAACTCCTGGATCTCCTGGGTGACATCGGCGTTGGCACTGTCGGTCACCGACAGGCGCAGGGTCTCGTGCACGACGATGACCACGGAGAGCAGGGTCACGAAGAGGATGAGCACCATCCAGCCCACGATGGTCTCGCGGGACAGCCGGGGACGGCGTCGCCGCGTGGGCGCCTCAGTACTCATCAGTCGTCGTCGTCATCATCATCGTCCCGGTCGTCATCGTCGTCATCGTCGTCATCATCATCGTCGTAGACCGGCGGGGGCGGCGCCTGTGTTCGCGTCACGGAGGGCTGCGGTGTCCAGGTGGGCCGGGTCGTGGAGGTGGGCCGGGGCGTCGTCCGGGTGGTCGAGGTCGGGGCCGGCGCGGGCTGCGAGGTGGACGAGGGCGTTGATGGTGACGTCGGTGTGGATGAGGAGGACGTCGAGGGGGACGTCGAGGACGTGCCGGACGTCGGCGAGGACGTCGAGGACGTGCCGGACGTCGGCGAGATCGTGCTCGTCGTCAGCCGCACCGGCCCCTCCTCGACGGGCGGGGGGTCGGCCGGTGCGGCAGCGACGCGGAAGCCGAGGAACACGAGCAGGGGCACGCTGAGCAGCGCGACGAGCAGCATGCCCTCCCGCCCGATGCGCCAGCGGCTCATGACGCGGCCACGGTGGTGGTGCGGTCTGGACGGATCGTCACGGCGGGCCCTCGGTCGGTGTGTCGGTGAACCCGACCGTAGGAAGGGGTCATGAGCCGTGCGTGAAGGTCACATGAGGAGATCTTCATCAACCGCGGTCGGGCGGCCCGTCGGCCACGGGCAGCATCGGGTCCGGCACGGCCCGGGTGAGGAGGTTGACCCCGCGCATGAGGTGGAAGCACACGAGCGCCGCCGCGGTGCCCAGCGCGATGCCGGCGAACTGCAGCTGGCCGATCTGCCACGTGTAGTCGGCGACGCCGATGATCAGCGCGAGCGCCCCGGTCATGAGGTTGATCGGGTTGCCGAAGTCGACCCGCGCCTCGATCCAGATCTTGGCGCCGAGGAGACCGATCATCCCGTAGAGGACGGTGCCCGCGCCGCCGAGCACGCCCTGGGGGACGGTGGCGATGGCCTCGCCGAACTTCGGCGAGAAGGACAGCAGCAGGGCGACGACGGCGGCCACCCAGTAGGCCGCCGTGGAGTAGACGCGGGTGGCCGCCATGACGCCGATGTTCTCCGCGTAGGTGGTGGTGCCCGAGCCGCCGCCGCTGCCGGCGAGGGTGGTCGCCAGGCCGTCGGCGATGAGCGCGCGGCCGGTCACCGGGTCGAGGTCCTCACCGGTCATGGACGCGACGGAGCGCACGTGCCCGACGTTCTCGGCGACGAGGACGAGGACGACGGGGACGAAGAGCCCGGCGACCGCGATGTCGAGGTCGGGTGCGGTGAAGGTCGGCAGGCCGACCCACCCGGCCGTCTCGACCTTCGCGAAGTCGACCTCGCCGCGCAGCACGGCCGTGAGGTAGCCGGCAGCGACACCGACGAGGATCGCGATGCGGGAGAAGAGCGTGCGGGTGGCCACCGTGACGAGCACGATCCCGGCGACGGTGACGAGGCCGGTCACCGGGGAGGCCATGAAGTTGTCCTTCGCGCTCGGGGCGAGGTTGAGGCCGATGAGCGCGACGATCGCACCCGTGACCATCGGCGGCATGATCGCCCGCAGCCACCGGTCGCCGGCCACCTGGACGAGCACACCGATGAGCGCCAGGGTCAGCCCGGCCATCATGACGCCGCCGAGGGCGGTCGGCAGGTCGTGGCTCTGCGTCGCCGCGGTCAGCGGCGCGATGAAGGCGAAGGAGCTGCCGAGATAGCTCGGCACCCGGCCGGCCGTGATGACCAGGAAGAGCATCGTGCCGATGCCGCTGAAGAAGAGCGTCGTCGCAGGAGGAAGGTTCGTCAGCAGCGGCACGAGGAAGGTCGCGCCGAACATCGCCACGACGTGCTGGGCGCCGAGCCCGATCGTGCGGCCCCACGAGAGCCGCTCGCCCGGCATGACCACCTCGCCGGGCCGGACCGCGCGGCCGTCTCCGTGGAGGGCCCAGCCGAGGCCGAAGGGGGAACGGGTTCCGGTGTCGGGGCGTCGCGGCATGGGCCGAATGCTAACCGTCGGTGCCGATGCCTCAGCGACCGAGGATGCGCGACCAGAAGCCGCGGCCCCGCGGCATGACCACCAGCTCGGGCTCGGTCTCCGGGGTGGGCGGCTCCGCACGCAGGGGCCCGACGACCAGGGCCGACCCGGGCGCCGGACCCTCCAGTGTCGTCGGATCGATGCTCCAGTCCGCCGCGACACCGGGCAGGTCGTCCCGGGCGAGGTCGACCTCGCGCTGGACGGTGCCGCGCTCGACGAGGAGGCCGTGTCGCGACCCGTCGTCGGCACGGCCGAAGAGCTGCACCCCGGTGCCGAGCATGGCCGACAGCGTCGTGATCCGTGCCGTGGACGGGTGGGCCACGTCCTGACCGAGGACGAGCGTCCACCTACCGCCGACCCCCGGCAGCGGGGGCAGCACGGCCGTCGCGTTGCCGAGGGCCTCGCGGACGGCCGCGTCGACCTCGGTCACCCGGCCGCCGGTGAGGCCGAGCGCCTCGAGGACGACGCCCTGCGCCCGGTCCCGGACGGCCAGCCAGCTCTGCTCCGTGCCGAAGGGCACCAGCGTGCTCACAGCGACCTCGCCATGATCACGCCGTCGCGGTCGTCCCCCGGCGCCACGCGGAGCGCGCCCGGGACCCGGCCGACCTCGGTGTAGCCGTACTGCGTGTAGAACTCCCCCAGTCCGGTGCCGCCCCGGTAGTCCAGGGTCACCAGCTCGACGCCGCGCTCCCGGGCCGCCCGGTGCACGCCCGCCATGAGGAGTGCGCCGTAGTTGGTGCCACGTCGGGCAGGGTCGGTCATGATCCGCTCGATGTTCGCCCCGTGGCGCGTGAGCGGCCCCGTGGAGCCGACGAGGAAGCCGAAGCCGAGCAGCTCGCCCAGCGGGGAGTTCAGCGACACGCACACGGTGTCGCCGCTCGCCATCCCTGCCGAGTACCCGTCGAGCACCGGCGCGACGTCCTCCTCGGAGGCGCCGGGCAGGAAGCCCACCGACCCACCGGCCTCGGTGACCTCGAGCCACATGGCGAGCATCGCCTCCCGGGCCCGCGGCGGGGTGCGCTCGGCGACCCGCACGTACGGCAGCTCCAGGACGTGCCAGTCGCCCTCCTCGGAGGTGTGGTCGAGCTCCGGCACCCGCACCAGGCCCGCGGACCGGACGGCAGAGAGGGTCGCGGCGTCCTCCGGGGCGATCCGGATGCGCACCGGGAGGTCGGGCAGCCACTCGATCGCGTGTGCGGTGGCCAGGCGCAGGGCCCGCGCGCCGAGGTCCTCGCTGCCGGGCCCTTCGAGCATGCGCAGGGTGAGCCGGATGAACTCCGCGTGCCCACGCAGGCCGACGAATCCGGCGCTGCTGCCGTGGGCGTCCCGCACGATCCAGGTCCCGTAGCCGTGCTCGTCCCAGTGCTCCCGCCAGGTGGCGACGATCTGCGCCGGTCGCTCCGCATCGTCGGGGACATCCATCATCCGCGCCACGAGCGTGACGTCCTCGTCCACCGGAGCGTGCAGCGCGAGCGCGTCGGTGGTGACGGCGCGGGGCACCGCACGTCGGGCCTCGTTCGTCGTTAACTGCGAGTAACTCACGGGCCCATGGTGCCTCAGCGCCTCGTCGATGGCCACGGTGAGGTACTCGCCCTGTTGCGCCGGGATGATCGGGAGCACAATGGCAGGGGGGTCCGACACGGAGGTCTGACCATGACCGAGCACACCCTGACAGCGGATGCCCTCGCGGAGCGCTTCTTCGGCTCCGCCCTGGGAGCGGTCGAGCTGATGTCCGTCTACGTGGGAGACCGCTTGGGGTGGTACCGCACCCTCGCCGACGACGGTCCCGCGACGGCACCACGTCTCGCCGAACGCACGGGCACCCACCCCCGCTATGCCCGGGAATGGCTGGAGCAGCAGGCCGTCTCCGGTTTCCTGACCGTCACGTCCGACGCGAGCGTGGCGGACGGTGACGCACGCATCTACTCCATCCCGCCTGCGACGGTCGAGGTCATGACCGATGAAGGAAGCGTCAACTACCTCGCGCCCCTGGCCCGCATGTTCGGCGGGGTCGCGCCGCTCATGCCGGACCTGCTCGGGGCCTACCGCGACGGCGGCGGCGTGAGCTGGGCCAGCATGGGCGTGGACGCGCGTGAGTCGCAGTCCGACATGAACCGTCCGTGGTTCGAGAACCGCCTCGCCGACGCGCTCAGCCGGGCCGATGGCCTCCACGCGACACTCTCACGACCCGGGGCCGCCGTCCTCGACGTCGGGTGCGGCGGTGGTTGGTCGACGATCGCCCTGGCGAGGGCCTACCCGTCAGCGACCTTCCACGGCATCGACATCGATGAGGCGACCGTGGCCATGGCCAGGGACAACGTCACCCGAGCGGGCCTGGCGGACCGGATCCACGTCACCTGCGCAGATGCGGCCGAGCCCCTGCCCGGGCCGTTCACCGCGGCGTTCGCCTTCGAGTGCGTGCACGACATGCCCCAGCCGGTGGGGGTCCTCTCCTCGGTGCGCGACGCGCTCGCGCCGGGCGCACCGGTGGTGGTCATGGACGAGGCGGCGGCCGAGACCTTCGCCCCGGACGGTGACGAGGTCGAGCGCCTGCTCTACGGTTTCAGCCTCTTCGTCTGCCTCCCCGACAGCATGTCCCACGACCCGTCGGTGGCGACGGGGACCGTCATCCGCGAGGCGACGGTGCGCCAGATCGCCTCCGATGCCGGGTACGCATCCGTCGACGTGCTGCCGATCGACGACTTCGGCTTCTGGCGCTTCTACCGCCTCGGTACCGGGACCCCGGTGGTGCAGACCTGACCGGGACGTGACCGACCCGTGGTGGCCCCCCGACCACACCGCCTGCCACGATGAGGCCACGATGACGTCCACAGACACCGCGCCCCAGCACCTCACCATCCCGACCGGGACGGACCCCGACGACGTCTTCGAGCGCTTCTCGCGGTGGTCGACCGATCGGGGACTCAACCTCTACCCGCACCAGGAGGAGGCGCTCCTCGCACTGCTGGGTGACGACCACGTCGTGCTGGCGACGCCGACCGGCTCCGGGAAGTCGCTCGTGGCCACCGGCGCCATCGCGCACGCCCTCGCGAAGGACCAGGTCGCCTTCTACACCGCCCCGATCAAGGCGCTCGTCAGCGAGAAGTTCTTCGACCTGTGCGCGATCTTCGGCGCCGACAACGTCGGCATGCTCACCGGTGACGCCTCGGTCAACGCCGACGCCCCGATCATCGTGTGCACCGCCGAGGTCCTGGCCAACCTCGCCCTGCGCGAGGGCAGCACCGCCGACGTCGGGCTCGTCGTCATGGACGAGTTCCACTACTACGCGGAGCCCGAGCGGGGCTGGGCGTGGCAGGTGCCGCTGCTCGAGCTGCCGCAGGCGCAGATGCTGCTGATGTCGGCCACCCTGGGCGACACCCGCGCGATCGAGGAGGACCTCGCCGAGCGCACCGGACGTGACGTCGTCGTGGTCGACGACGCCGAGCGTCCCGTGCCGCTGACCTTCTCGTGGGCGATGACGCCGCTGCAGGAGACGATCGAGGAGATCCTCGAGTGGCGGCGAGCGCCCGTCTACGTCGTCCACCAGACGCAGGCCAAGGCCGCGGAGCACGCCCGACTGCTGCAGACGATGCGGCTGCTGACCACGGACGAGAAGGAGGCCCTCGCCGCGCGGTTGTCGACCTTCCGCTTCTCCGCCGGTTTCGGCCGCACCCTGTCGGCGATGCTGCGCCGCGGCGTCGGGGTGCACCACGCCGGGATGCTCCCCCGCTACCGGCGCCTGGTCGAGCAGCTCGCCCAGGCCGGCCTGCTGAAGGTCATCTGCGGTACCGACACCCTCGGTGTCGGCATCAACGTGCCGATCCGCACCGTCCTGTTCACCTCGCTGACGAAGTTCGACGGCACCCGCCACCGCGTGCTGCGGGTGCGCGAGTTCCTCCAGATCGCCGGGCGCGCGGGTCGTGCCGGGTACGACACCGAGGGGTACGTCGTCGTCCAGGCGCCCGAGCACGTCATCGACAACCACCGCTCGCTGGCCAAGGCCGGCGACGACGAGAAGAAGCGCAAGAAGGTGCAGCGCAAGAAGGCACCCGAGGGCTTCGTCGTGTGGACCGAGGACACCTTCACCAAGCTGACGACGGCCGCCCCGGAGACGCTGCGCTCCCGGATGAAGGTCGACAACGCGATGATCCTCAACGTCGTCGCCCGACCCGGGGATCCCGTCGCCGCCCTCTCCCGCCTCACGAGGGACAACCACGAGGAGGCGAAGGGGAGGTCCCGCCTCGCCCGTCGCGCCATCCGCCTGGGGCGCAGCCTCCTCGACTCCGGGGTCCTGGAGCGTCTCGACGAGCCGGACGGGACGGGCCGGACGGTGGAGCTGACCGTCGACCTCCCCCGGGACTTCGCGCTCAACCAGCCGCTCGCCCCCTTCGCCCTGGCCGCCCTCGACCTGCTCGACCCGGACGACCCGGCCCACGCCCTCGACGTCGTCTCGACGATCGAGGCCGTCCTCGAGGCTCCGCGAGCAGTCCTCATGGCCCAGCAGCACGCGGCCCGCGGCGAGGCGATCGGCGAGATGAAGGCCGACGGCATCGAGTACGACGAGCGGATGCGCCTGCTCGACGAGATCACCTGGCCGCAGCCGCTCGCCGAGGAGCTCACCGCCGCCTTCGAGACCTACCGGCAGACCCACCCGTGGCTGCCCGAGGAGGCGCTGATCCCCAAGTCGGTCGTCCGGCTCATGTGGGAGGAGGGGATGTCCTTCGCGGACTTCGTGCGTCGCTTCGAGCTCGGGCCGCGCGAGGGGCTGGTGCTGCGCTACCTCACCGACGCCTACCGGACCCTCACCCGTACCGTGCCCGACGCCCACTCCTCCGCGGAGCTGGAGGAGATCGTCGAGTGGCTCGGCGAGACCGTCCGCCAGACCGACTCCTCGCTGCTGGACGAGTGGGAGGCCCTGACCAACCCGGACGAGCACACGCCCGGCCTCGTCAGCCACGAGGAGGCGGCTCCTCCGCCGCGCCCGCTGAGTGCCCGCAAGGGTCCCTTCCGGGCGATGGTCCGCGGTGCACTGTGGCAGCGGGTGGACAAGGCCTCCCGCGACGACCTCGACGCGCTGGCGGCGATCGAGACCGCGGCTGCCGAGCTCGCCGACGACGGTCGCTCCCCCGTGATGCGCCGCGACGACTGGGACGTGGCGCTGGGCGACTACTGGGACGAGCACGACCGGATCGGCACCGACCAGGACGCCCGCGGACCCCACCACCTGCACATCGAGGAGGCGACCGGGCCGCCCCCGGGGGTCGACGACGCGAAGGACCCGGCGGACGTGCGGCTGTGGCTCGTGCGGCAGACACTCGCCGACCCGGCC
Above is a window of Janibacter cremeus DNA encoding:
- a CDS encoding uracil-xanthine permease family protein, which encodes MPRRPDTGTRSPFGLGWALHGDGRAVRPGEVVMPGERLSWGRTIGLGAQHVVAMFGATFLVPLLTNLPPATTLFFSGIGTMLFLVITAGRVPSYLGSSFAFIAPLTAATQSHDLPTALGGVMMAGLTLALIGVLVQVAGDRWLRAIMPPMVTGAIVALIGLNLAPSAKDNFMASPVTGLVTVAGIVLVTVATRTLFSRIAILVGVAAGYLTAVLRGEVDFAKVETAGWVGLPTFTAPDLDIAVAGLFVPVVLVLVAENVGHVRSVASMTGEDLDPVTGRALIADGLATTLAGSGGGSGTTTYAENIGVMAATRVYSTAAYWVAAVVALLLSFSPKFGEAIATVPQGVLGGAGTVLYGMIGLLGAKIWIEARVDFGNPINLMTGALALIIGVADYTWQIGQLQFAGIALGTAAALVCFHLMRGVNLLTRAVPDPMLPVADGPPDRG
- a CDS encoding class I SAM-dependent methyltransferase, whose amino-acid sequence is MTEHTLTADALAERFFGSALGAVELMSVYVGDRLGWYRTLADDGPATAPRLAERTGTHPRYAREWLEQQAVSGFLTVTSDASVADGDARIYSIPPATVEVMTDEGSVNYLAPLARMFGGVAPLMPDLLGAYRDGGGVSWASMGVDARESQSDMNRPWFENRLADALSRADGLHATLSRPGAAVLDVGCGGGWSTIALARAYPSATFHGIDIDEATVAMARDNVTRAGLADRIHVTCADAAEPLPGPFTAAFAFECVHDMPQPVGVLSSVRDALAPGAPVVVMDEAAAETFAPDGDEVERLLYGFSLFVCLPDSMSHDPSVATGTVIREATVRQIASDAGYASVDVLPIDDFGFWRFYRLGTGTPVVQT
- a CDS encoding response regulator, which encodes MSARVVVVEDHPVTRMGLIALLGQEDRITVVGEAATGEEAIALVERERPDVVVTDLRLGEGPDGVAVTASLRSRVAAPAVLVLTTYDTDRDIVRAVEAGAAGYLLKDTDPAEITSAVLRAAAGETVLSAALAQRVVARISRPQAQLSAREVEILAAVARGLSNKQIARELVISEATVKTHLVHVFTKLDVDSRTAAVARAREDGLLP
- a CDS encoding sensor histidine kinase; its protein translation is MSTPAVPGPAARQTQHTRPAGPVGVPGEETVAGGTARWLRWGQHALLAALAVVCLTRAVAAGVHPAAEVGALLAFVAWYLAGIPVARRGVSGPVWFVVLTLLWGVLVLVSPENVWLAFPLWLLAGHLLPLAHGVLISTAVLVVVVAEPVRQAGSTTFAAVIGPFIGMVVALGISRAQMALVRDGIERQRLIASLYAAQEETAALTDELARVQRAAGATSERTRLSRDIHDGIAQGFSSILLLARAARTEQDPARVRELLAHLASSAAEGLEESRRVVGALAPADLDEGGLLAALHRVTDRFAAESGVAARVVTTGAVPPVPTTTEVALVRCVQGALANVRAHARAGSVVVSLDGSAEMVRVDVVDDGQGFDATDWTTRAPRSAGDGGYGLRATRARLRELGGGLALESAPGEGTALSAWLPVHDHATDGGVR
- a CDS encoding sensor histidine kinase, coding for MSTEAPTRRRRPRLSRETIVGWMVLILFVTLLSVVIVVHETLRLSVTDSANADVTQEIQEFRTFTQEGVDPETSRPFTSAERLLQVYLSRQQPSPDEMLVGYVGTEGTVTISRGARAPTAEAYDLTRDQELLERTTRSASGTHETPAGEMRWARTIVEVADGEDAVLLVTFFTEPAMTEADQTVRMLVMASVFALLLAGVVSWVVAGRLLRPVRLVHAAAEEITEQDLTRRIDVGDDDVSGLASTFNRMLDRLEEAFRAEQRFVDDAGHELRTPITVIRGHLELMDDDPVSRERTMRVVTQELDRMSRIVTDLLALAKADRPDFIRPVAGVDVSMLTVALEAKISALADRRWRVDQIAEGEARLDSERVTQAVLQLAQNAVQHTTEGDAITLTSEFIDDPQLGHALAISIGDTGPGVAVADRERIFQRFTHGEPPDGRRHSGAGLGLAIVSAIAEGHDGRVRVGGAPGQGAVFTLLIPVEHDHSSQDGLVPSTAEG
- a CDS encoding response regulator transcription factor; translated protein: MSAILIAEDHEEISSFIDKGLRASGFVTTLTADGRQAWALASTGAFDLLVLDVGLPGLDGFEVLRRLRADGVAIPVIILTARDGVDDTVTGLEGGANDYMTKPFQFAELLARVRLRLREGGAAPAEEATLTAGDLSLDIRRRTARAADREVELTAREFSLLEAFVEHADQVLSREQLLGMVWDMDFDPGSNVVDVFVRSLRSKIGAERILTVRGVGYRLKPVAG
- a CDS encoding GNAT family N-acetyltransferase: MSDPPAIVLPIIPAQQGEYLTVAIDEALRHHGPVSYSQLTTNEARRAVPRAVTTDALALHAPVDEDVTLVARMMDVPDDAERPAQIVATWREHWDEHGYGTWIVRDAHGSSAGFVGLRGHAEFIRLTLRMLEGPGSEDLGARALRLATAHAIEWLPDLPVRIRIAPEDAATLSAVRSAGLVRVPELDHTSEEGDWHVLELPYVRVAERTPPRAREAMLAMWLEVTEAGGSVGFLPGASEEDVAPVLDGYSAGMASGDTVCVSLNSPLGELLGFGFLVGSTGPLTRHGANIERIMTDPARRGTNYGALLMAGVHRAARERGVELVTLDYRGGTGLGEFYTQYGYTEVGRVPGALRVAPGDDRDGVIMARSL